In Thunnus thynnus chromosome 13, fThuThy2.1, whole genome shotgun sequence, the following proteins share a genomic window:
- the LOC137195941 gene encoding uncharacterized protein C11orf87 homolog, translating into MTARTSEASGLSVPLHRCHGVFQANNGTCAEQLSIFPPFSSTLALLVLVAVLVGIILVSLATFHFHKRKLRNRKIQRAQEEYERDSRSPARAGASGEPARPCVIVRPARCEEKLSCQSAESGDVTEPALHEAVPLDC; encoded by the coding sequence ATGACAGCCAGAACCTCTGAGGCGTCGGGACTGTCGGTGCCGCTGCACCGCTGTCACGGGGTTTTCCAGGCCAATAACGGCACCTGCGCGGAGCAGCTCAGCATCTTTCCGCCGTTCTCCTCCACCCTCGCGCTCCTCGTGCTGGTGGCCGTGCTCGTGGGGATCATCCTCGTTTCCCTGGCAACGTTCCACTTCCACAAGAGGAAGCTTCGGAACAGGAAGATCCAGCGCGCACAGGAGGAATACGAGCGCGACAGTCGCAGCCCCGCGCGCGCCGGGGCGAGCGGGGAGCCCGCGAGGCCGTGCGTCATCGTCCGACCGGCGAGATGCGAGGAGAAGCTCTCGTGCCAGAGCGCAGAGAGCGGGGACGTCACCGAACCGGCGCTGCACGAGGCGGTTCCTCTTGACTGTTAA